Proteins encoded by one window of Bradyrhizobium sp. B097:
- the soxY gene encoding thiosulfate oxidation carrier protein SoxY encodes MNITTSEFSGTRRLVLKGAGVAALIGLGVIPFDVPQALAAANDKYPEEAFKQKNEADAIKALYGKTAEPSDKVKMDAPEIAENGAVVPISATTTLSDVTSISFLVSENPISLIASYRIPAGTLPSVANRIKMAKTSNVTVIVEAGGKLYSAQKEIKVTVGGCGG; translated from the coding sequence ATGAACATCACGACCAGCGAATTTTCCGGAACGCGCCGCCTGGTGTTGAAGGGCGCGGGCGTCGCCGCGCTGATCGGCCTTGGCGTCATTCCGTTCGACGTGCCGCAGGCGCTCGCCGCTGCCAACGACAAATATCCGGAAGAGGCGTTCAAGCAGAAGAACGAGGCCGACGCGATCAAGGCGCTCTACGGCAAGACCGCCGAGCCCTCGGACAAGGTCAAGATGGACGCACCGGAGATCGCCGAGAACGGCGCGGTCGTGCCGATCTCCGCCACCACGACGCTATCAGACGTCACCTCGATCTCGTTCCTGGTCAGCGAGAACCCGATCTCGCTGATCGCCTCGTACAGGATTCCGGCCGGCACGCTGCCGAGCGTCGCCAACCGCATCAAGATGGCCAAGACCAGCAACGTCACCGTGATCGTCGAGGCCGGCGGCAAGCTGTACAGCGCCCAAAAGGAAATCAAGGTCACCGTCGGCGGCTGCGGCGGCTAG
- a CDS encoding iron ABC transporter permease → MSVQDFALAAEVAARRRWSATAALLALVVLLLVLSLGIGPVRLSPLAVIEALFGGGSDVAQVIVREIRLPRTILAFAIGGILGLSGAALQGLLRNPLASPSLFGAPQSAAFGAVLVIALGLADVRSYALPVVAIIAAFGSVFALLAIAGRNAGLLILILAGLAISSFAGAATALVMNLSSNPFVVLEIAFWLLGSLEDRSFQHVALALPFIIAGAAVLLSQASAFRALTLGEEAAQSLGVDVGRLRLLVIAGAALGVGGAVAVSGTIGFIGLVAPHLMRPLIGHDPARLLVPSALTGSALLLAADIAVRIIPSTSDIKVGVLTSIIGVPFFLYLIMRERRALGGGVA, encoded by the coding sequence ATGAGCGTGCAGGATTTTGCCTTGGCGGCCGAGGTCGCGGCGCGGCGCCGGTGGAGCGCCACCGCGGCGCTGCTCGCGCTCGTGGTCCTGCTGCTGGTGCTCTCGCTCGGCATCGGGCCGGTGCGGCTGTCGCCGCTCGCGGTGATTGAGGCGCTGTTCGGCGGCGGCAGCGATGTGGCGCAGGTGATCGTGCGCGAGATCCGGTTGCCGCGCACTATTCTGGCATTCGCGATCGGCGGTATTCTCGGGCTATCGGGCGCCGCGCTGCAGGGACTGCTGCGCAATCCGCTGGCCTCGCCGTCGCTGTTCGGCGCGCCGCAATCGGCGGCATTCGGTGCGGTGCTGGTGATCGCGCTGGGCCTCGCCGATGTGCGCTCCTACGCGCTGCCGGTGGTGGCGATCATCGCCGCGTTCGGCTCGGTGTTCGCGCTGCTTGCGATCGCCGGCCGCAATGCCGGGCTCTTGATCCTGATCCTCGCGGGACTCGCGATCTCGAGCTTTGCCGGGGCTGCGACCGCGCTGGTGATGAACCTCTCGAGCAATCCGTTCGTGGTGCTCGAGATCGCATTCTGGCTGCTCGGCTCGCTGGAGGACCGCAGCTTCCAGCACGTGGCGCTGGCGTTGCCCTTCATCATCGCGGGCGCCGCCGTCCTGCTCAGCCAGGCGAGCGCGTTCCGCGCGCTGACGCTTGGCGAGGAGGCGGCGCAGAGCCTTGGCGTCGATGTCGGACGGCTAAGGTTGCTCGTGATCGCGGGGGCTGCGCTCGGCGTCGGCGGTGCGGTCGCGGTGTCAGGCACGATCGGCTTCATCGGTCTCGTCGCTCCGCATCTGATGCGCCCCCTGATCGGTCACGATCCGGCGCGGCTGCTGGTGCCGAGCGCGCTCACCGGTTCGGCGCTGCTGCTCGCCGCCGATATCGCGGTGCGCATCATCCCCTCGACCTCGGATATCAAGGTCGGCGTGCTGACCTCAATCATCGGCGTGCCGTTCTTCCTCTATCTGATCATGCGCGAACGCCGCGCGCTCGGCGGAGGCGTGGCATGA
- a CDS encoding ABC transporter ATP-binding protein has product MTLLSATALNASLGSRKVLRDVSLSLEAGHLVALVGPNGAGKTTLLRALAGLIPSDGEIRIGGDALASLALRERAKRFAYLPQGHMVHWPLPARDIVALGRYPHGATDPARLSPRDIEAVLRAMQAVDVTEFSDRRVTELSGGERSRVALARVLAVEAPVILADEPTASLDPRHQIDVMQKLRNVADTGVLVILVTHDLGLAARFADHVLVLSDGRLAAQGAPAEALSESVLASVFRVSAYRAEFQREAVIVPWADV; this is encoded by the coding sequence ATGACGCTGCTCTCCGCCACCGCGCTCAACGCTTCGCTCGGCAGCCGCAAGGTGCTGCGCGACGTTTCGCTGTCGCTGGAAGCGGGCCATCTGGTTGCGCTGGTCGGTCCGAACGGCGCCGGCAAGACCACGCTGCTGCGCGCGCTCGCCGGGCTGATTCCATCCGACGGCGAGATCAGGATCGGCGGCGACGCGCTGGCGTCGCTTGCGCTGCGCGAGCGCGCGAAGCGTTTCGCCTATTTGCCGCAGGGGCACATGGTGCACTGGCCGCTGCCGGCGCGCGATATCGTGGCGCTCGGCCGCTATCCGCATGGCGCGACCGATCCTGCGCGGCTGTCGCCAAGGGATATCGAGGCGGTGCTGCGGGCGATGCAGGCGGTCGATGTCACCGAATTCAGCGATCGCCGCGTCACCGAGCTGTCCGGCGGCGAGCGCAGCCGCGTTGCACTGGCCCGGGTGCTGGCGGTGGAGGCGCCGGTGATCCTCGCCGACGAGCCGACCGCCTCGCTCGATCCGCGCCACCAGATCGACGTGATGCAGAAGCTGCGCAACGTCGCCGACACCGGCGTGCTGGTCATCCTGGTGACGCACGATCTCGGGCTCGCCGCGCGTTTTGCCGATCACGTGCTGGTGCTGTCGGACGGGCGGCTGGCGGCGCAAGGCGCGCCCGCTGAAGCGTTGTCCGAGAGCGTGCTGGCCAGCGTGTTCCGCGTCAGCGCCTACCGCGCCGAATTTCAGCGCGAGGCCGTCATCGTGCCATGGGCGGACGTCTGA
- a CDS encoding TonB-dependent receptor: MIAPTIIISTARAQQVPSPNQLPAIEITQPGDQNFTRAKPAADEALAPRRPAPGTAQGNNVGSGAGSSTTGTGPATGTGGTGSGGRQFAGIVGSSSTVITADDIAHSPVQSLPEILAQVPGVQLQSLYGGPNGAKTAVDLRGFGAFASDNTLFLLNGRRLNDVDKAGFDLTTIPLDSIERIEITRGNSGAVLYGDNAVGGVVNIITKTGAGGPPATIRAEGGFGSFNTRMAAVSAALNSGPWSTSFYGNGIKSDGYRVNNALDQRNAVGNVNYTTPDLTAFLTVTGSDQKLGLPGGRLVDPSIGVNELLTDRRGATTPFDYANQQTASVTTGFTKTLMNGVDLIVDGGWRQRETQSGFFGTVPTISFASTYNDAALQTWSITPRLSVKNVVLGMPSTILTGIDYYDSTFREARGAYQGVDPTHIYNIEQQTVAGYWQHTIGLLPTTDFSYGARVQNTSVSARDRYDPNAPFAFDAQAAPLDSNETQYALHVGAEHRFTDSFSVFGRAARAFRTPDVDERVASGPSFDPLTFAPVPQNFQLKTQTSQDVEGGLRVKTNLFQVQTSVYLMDLENEIHFNPVLFYNVNLDPTRRYGSETSASLKVSDTVTLRGGMAITRAVFREGMWAGNDVPLVSRYTGNLGVTWNIWQNYLVFDATVRAWSSRIMDNDQANTQSRIPANATADLKLSGQVDRFFWSLSVNNLFNALYYDYAIASSFTAGRFSAYPLPGRTYMVRAGATF, from the coding sequence ATGATCGCGCCGACCATCATCATCTCAACCGCACGGGCGCAGCAGGTGCCCTCTCCGAATCAGCTGCCGGCCATCGAAATCACCCAGCCGGGCGACCAGAATTTTACGCGCGCCAAGCCGGCCGCTGACGAAGCGCTGGCGCCGCGCCGCCCGGCGCCGGGCACCGCGCAAGGCAACAATGTGGGCAGTGGAGCAGGATCAAGCACGACAGGGACCGGACCGGCCACCGGAACGGGCGGCACCGGTAGCGGCGGCCGCCAGTTCGCCGGCATTGTCGGCTCTTCCTCGACCGTGATCACCGCCGACGACATCGCGCATTCGCCGGTGCAGTCGCTGCCCGAGATTCTCGCGCAGGTGCCGGGAGTCCAACTGCAATCACTCTATGGTGGCCCGAACGGCGCCAAGACTGCGGTCGACCTGCGCGGCTTCGGCGCGTTCGCCTCGGACAACACCCTGTTCCTGCTCAATGGCCGCCGCCTCAACGACGTCGACAAGGCCGGCTTCGATCTCACCACGATCCCGCTCGATTCGATCGAACGCATCGAGATCACGCGCGGCAACAGCGGTGCGGTGCTCTATGGCGACAACGCAGTGGGCGGCGTGGTCAACATCATCACCAAGACCGGCGCCGGCGGTCCGCCGGCCACGATCCGGGCCGAAGGCGGCTTCGGCTCGTTCAACACCCGCATGGCCGCGGTGTCCGCGGCACTCAACTCCGGCCCGTGGTCCACCTCGTTCTACGGCAACGGCATCAAGTCCGACGGCTACCGCGTCAACAATGCGCTCGACCAGCGCAACGCCGTCGGCAACGTCAATTACACGACACCAGATTTGACCGCCTTCCTCACCGTCACCGGCAGCGACCAGAAGCTCGGCCTGCCCGGCGGACGGCTGGTCGATCCGTCGATCGGCGTCAACGAGTTGCTCACCGATCGCCGCGGCGCCACCACGCCCTTCGACTACGCCAACCAGCAGACCGCCAGTGTCACCACCGGATTCACCAAGACGCTGATGAACGGCGTCGACCTCATCGTCGACGGCGGCTGGCGCCAGCGCGAGACGCAAAGCGGCTTCTTCGGCACCGTGCCGACCATCAGTTTCGCCTCGACCTACAATGACGCCGCGCTGCAGACCTGGTCGATCACGCCGCGCCTCAGCGTCAAGAACGTCGTGCTGGGAATGCCGTCCACGATCCTGACCGGTATCGACTATTACGATTCGACGTTCCGTGAGGCGCGCGGCGCCTATCAGGGCGTCGATCCCACCCACATCTACAACATCGAGCAGCAGACCGTGGCCGGGTACTGGCAGCACACGATCGGCCTGCTGCCGACCACCGATTTCTCGTACGGCGCGCGCGTCCAGAACACCAGCGTCTCGGCACGCGATCGCTACGATCCGAATGCGCCGTTTGCCTTCGACGCGCAGGCGGCGCCGCTCGACAGCAACGAGACCCAATACGCGCTGCATGTCGGCGCCGAGCATCGCTTCACCGACAGCTTCTCGGTGTTCGGCCGTGCCGCGCGCGCATTCCGCACGCCCGATGTCGACGAACGCGTCGCATCGGGTCCGTCATTCGACCCGCTGACCTTCGCCCCGGTCCCGCAGAACTTCCAGCTCAAGACCCAGACGTCGCAGGACGTCGAGGGCGGCTTGCGCGTCAAGACCAACCTGTTTCAGGTGCAGACCAGCGTCTATCTGATGGATCTCGAGAACGAGATCCATTTCAACCCGGTGCTATTCTACAACGTCAACCTCGACCCCACCCGCCGCTACGGCTCCGAGACCAGCGCCTCGCTGAAGGTCAGTGACACCGTCACCCTGCGCGGCGGCATGGCGATCACCCGCGCCGTGTTCCGCGAAGGCATGTGGGCCGGCAACGACGTGCCGCTGGTGTCGCGCTACACCGGCAATCTCGGCGTGACCTGGAATATCTGGCAGAACTATCTGGTGTTCGATGCCACGGTGCGGGCCTGGAGCTCGCGCATCATGGACAACGACCAGGCCAACACCCAGAGCCGGATTCCCGCCAACGCCACTGCCGATCTCAAGCTCAGCGGGCAGGTTGACCGCTTCTTCTGGTCGCTCAGCGTGAACAATCTGTTCAACGCGCTGTACTACGACTACGCCATCGCGAGCTCGTTCACGGCCGGCCGCTTCTCGGCCTATCCGCTGCCCGGCCGCACCTACATGGTCAGGGCGGGCGCGACGTTTTAG
- a CDS encoding MBL fold metallo-hydrolase — protein sequence MIFRQLFDSVSGTYSYLLASRAGGEALILDPVLEKADRYCKLLQELDLRLVKAVDTHLHADHVTGLGELRDRTQCITIMGEQSKADVVSMRVSDGDRVTIEGLCLEAMYTPGHTDDSYSYLMGDRVFTGDTLLIRGTGRTDFQNGSARAQYDSIFNRLLKLPEETMVFPAHDYKGDTVSTIGEEKRYNPRLQVKSIDDYVELMNNLNLPNPKLMDVVLPANMHVGLHQDELAKEGLSLSARDAIASLGRPDILLVDLRESGERAKHGMLPGALHAPYPGICATLQPGGMLREVAAATGRRVVFFCAFGERSAMAVAAAKKAGLANTAHIEGGIDAWKKAGGPVVMG from the coding sequence ATGATCTTTCGCCAGCTCTTCGACAGCGTATCCGGCACCTACAGCTATCTGCTCGCGAGCCGCGCCGGTGGCGAGGCGCTGATCCTCGATCCGGTGCTGGAGAAGGCCGACCGCTACTGCAAGCTGTTGCAGGAACTCGACCTCAGGCTGGTCAAGGCGGTCGATACGCATCTGCACGCCGATCACGTCACCGGCCTCGGCGAGCTGCGTGACCGCACCCAGTGCATCACCATCATGGGCGAGCAGAGCAAGGCCGACGTGGTGTCGATGCGGGTCTCCGACGGCGACAGAGTGACGATCGAGGGGCTTTGCCTCGAGGCGATGTACACGCCCGGCCACACCGACGATTCCTACAGCTATCTGATGGGCGACCGCGTCTTCACCGGCGACACGCTCTTGATCCGCGGCACCGGCCGCACCGATTTCCAGAACGGCAGCGCGCGGGCGCAGTATGATTCGATCTTCAACCGGCTGCTCAAGCTGCCGGAAGAGACCATGGTATTCCCCGCGCATGACTACAAGGGCGACACCGTCTCCACCATCGGCGAGGAGAAGCGCTACAATCCGCGGCTGCAGGTGAAATCGATCGACGACTATGTCGAGCTGATGAACAACCTCAACCTGCCGAACCCGAAGCTGATGGATGTCGTGCTGCCCGCCAATATGCATGTCGGCCTGCACCAGGACGAGCTCGCCAAGGAAGGCCTCTCTCTCAGTGCGCGCGACGCCATCGCGAGCCTCGGCCGGCCCGATATCCTGCTGGTCGATCTGCGCGAGAGCGGCGAGCGCGCCAAGCACGGCATGCTGCCCGGTGCGCTGCACGCGCCCTATCCCGGCATTTGCGCCACCTTGCAGCCCGGCGGCATGCTGCGCGAAGTCGCGGCAGCAACCGGCCGCCGCGTCGTGTTCTTCTGCGCCTTCGGCGAGCGCTCCGCGATGGCCGTTGCCGCCGCGAAGAAGGCAGGACTGGCGAACACCGCCCATATCGAGGGCGGCATCGATGCGTGGAAGAAGGCCGGCGGGCCGGTGGTGATGGGGTAA
- a CDS encoding ABC transporter substrate-binding protein has translation MAILLWLISCTAASSAGPRIVSMNVCSDQLVLSLADPDQILGLSRFSRDAWQSWAAEKAQNYPLLSGGAEDVLLLKPDLVVVSLFDKRATRDLLKAQGLHLVEFTVPRTLDEVRDQIRAMGDVVQHPDRARAEIARLDAAVARARAVADGHHYRVLSVERRGFVSGDSSLISSLMAATGLTNAAGELGFSAGGFASLEAIVKLRPDFILVSEAGDRAQDEGRAFLLHPALERFYPESKRIVLPERLTVCGGVMLADALDRLTAELQRVAR, from the coding sequence ATGGCGATTCTGCTGTGGCTGATCTCGTGCACTGCCGCGTCCTCCGCCGGACCGCGCATCGTCTCGATGAACGTCTGCAGCGACCAGCTCGTGCTGTCGCTGGCCGACCCGGACCAGATCCTCGGCCTCAGCCGCTTTTCGCGCGATGCCTGGCAATCCTGGGCCGCCGAGAAAGCCCAAAACTATCCGCTTCTGTCGGGCGGGGCCGAGGACGTGCTGCTGCTCAAGCCCGACCTTGTCGTCGTCAGCCTGTTCGACAAGCGCGCGACGCGCGATCTCTTGAAGGCGCAGGGGCTGCACCTCGTCGAGTTCACCGTGCCGCGCACGCTGGACGAGGTGAGGGACCAGATCCGCGCGATGGGCGACGTGGTGCAGCATCCGGATCGCGCGCGAGCCGAGATCGCGCGCCTCGATGCGGCGGTCGCGCGTGCGCGCGCGGTGGCTGATGGTCATCACTATCGCGTGCTGTCGGTGGAGCGCCGCGGCTTTGTCTCAGGCGACAGCAGCCTGATCAGCTCGCTGATGGCGGCGACCGGTCTGACCAATGCCGCGGGCGAACTCGGCTTCAGCGCGGGCGGATTTGCCTCGCTGGAGGCAATCGTAAAATTGCGGCCGGACTTCATCCTGGTGTCGGAGGCCGGCGATCGCGCCCAGGATGAGGGCCGCGCCTTCCTGCTGCATCCGGCGCTTGAACGTTTCTACCCGGAGAGCAAGCGCATCGTGCTGCCGGAGCGGCTCACGGTGTGCGGCGGCGTGATGCTGGCGGATGCGCTGGATCGGCTGACGGCGGAGTTGCAGCGGGTGGCGCGGTGA
- the soxB gene encoding thiosulfohydrolase SoxB — translation MIIRRRDFLRASAAATLVAGLPRLARSADTASVYDFERFGNARILHMTDTHAQLKPVFFREPGVNIGVGAMAGQPPHLVGKAFLDRFGIRPDSADAYAFTCVEFEKAAVRFGRLGGFAHLKTLIDKLRADVGEKRSILLDGGDLWQGTGLANAMNGADMVEAANLLGIEAMTGHWEFTYGEEVLRDNLSRFKGEFLAQNVFLTEEAAFNDAKAFDPASGRVFKPSTIKEIGGHRVAIIGQAFPYVPIAHPKRFTPDWKFGIRDEELQKLVDGHRNNDKVEAVILLSHNGMDVDLKLASRVTGIDVILGGHTHDAIPIPITVTNAGGVTLVTNAGSNGKFIGVLDLDLAKGKVANVRYRLLPVFAELLKPDPAMQTLIDKMRDPHADEWSDKLGTADRLLYRRGNFSGTVDQLICDALLNELNAEIALSPGFRWGLTTLAGQPLTMDDVLSETAITYPETYVAGMTGSQIKDVLEDVCDNLFNVDPYYQQGGDMVRVGGLAYTCTPGESVGKRISELKLGNGKHLEAGKHYKVAGWASVNQQTGAPIWDVVAKHLRSGRPPNRDEPGVTLKGVEDNPGIARHG, via the coding sequence ATGATCATCCGCCGCCGGGATTTCCTGAGAGCTTCGGCCGCCGCAACGCTTGTGGCCGGCCTGCCCCGCCTCGCGCGCAGTGCCGATACCGCCAGCGTCTACGACTTCGAACGCTTCGGCAACGCCCGCATCCTGCACATGACCGACACCCATGCGCAGCTGAAGCCGGTGTTCTTCCGCGAGCCCGGCGTCAATATCGGCGTCGGCGCGATGGCCGGCCAGCCGCCGCATCTGGTCGGCAAGGCGTTCCTCGACCGTTTCGGCATCCGGCCCGATAGCGCCGATGCCTATGCCTTTACCTGCGTCGAGTTCGAGAAGGCCGCCGTCCGCTTCGGCCGGCTCGGCGGCTTTGCCCATCTGAAGACGCTGATCGACAAGCTGCGCGCCGATGTCGGCGAAAAGCGCTCGATCCTGCTCGACGGCGGCGACCTCTGGCAGGGCACCGGGCTCGCCAATGCCATGAACGGCGCCGACATGGTGGAGGCCGCGAACCTGCTCGGCATCGAGGCGATGACCGGGCATTGGGAATTCACCTATGGCGAAGAGGTGCTGCGCGACAATCTCTCCCGCTTCAAGGGCGAGTTTTTGGCGCAGAACGTGTTCCTGACCGAGGAAGCCGCGTTCAACGACGCCAAGGCGTTCGATCCGGCCTCCGGGCGGGTGTTCAAGCCGTCCACGATCAAGGAGATCGGCGGCCACCGCGTCGCGATCATCGGCCAGGCCTTTCCTTACGTGCCGATCGCGCATCCCAAGCGTTTCACGCCGGACTGGAAGTTCGGCATCCGCGACGAGGAGCTGCAAAAGCTCGTCGACGGCCATCGCAACAACGACAAGGTCGAGGCGGTGATCCTGCTGTCGCATAACGGCATGGACGTCGACCTCAAGCTCGCCAGCCGCGTCACCGGCATCGACGTCATCCTCGGCGGCCACACCCATGACGCGATCCCGATCCCGATCACGGTGACCAATGCCGGCGGCGTCACGCTGGTGACCAATGCCGGCTCCAACGGCAAGTTCATCGGCGTGCTCGATCTCGACCTCGCCAAAGGCAAGGTCGCCAATGTCCGTTACCGCCTGCTGCCGGTGTTCGCCGAGCTGCTGAAGCCCGATCCGGCGATGCAGACGCTGATCGACAAGATGCGCGATCCGCATGCCGACGAATGGAGCGACAAGCTCGGCACGGCCGACCGCCTGCTTTACCGTCGCGGTAATTTCTCCGGCACCGTCGACCAGCTGATCTGCGATGCGCTGCTGAACGAGCTCAACGCCGAGATCGCGCTGTCGCCCGGCTTCCGCTGGGGCCTCACCACGCTCGCCGGCCAGCCGCTGACCATGGACGACGTGCTGTCGGAGACCGCGATCACCTATCCCGAGACCTACGTCGCTGGCATGACCGGCAGCCAGATCAAGGATGTGCTGGAAGACGTCTGCGACAATTTGTTCAACGTCGATCCCTACTACCAGCAGGGCGGCGACATGGTCCGCGTCGGCGGCCTCGCCTACACCTGCACGCCGGGCGAATCCGTCGGCAAGCGCATTTCCGAGCTGAAGCTCGGCAACGGCAAGCATCTCGAAGCCGGCAAGCATTACAAGGTCGCGGGCTGGGCCTCGGTCAACCAGCAGACCGGCGCGCCGATCTGGGATGTCGTGGCCAAGCATCTGCGCTCCGGCCGGCCGCCGAACCGCGACGAACCCGGGGTGACGCTGAAAGGCGTCGAGGACAACCCGGGCATTGCGAGGCACGGATGA
- a CDS encoding IS481 family transposase, producing MRDNSYDRTIERNYLQKWRFLIPEYEAVKAGRSELFKRVGDFYRHHGTCSQTFRKYYNRYLQSGDEADLLPRRRGPKWRERREPAGIEAEIIACRRRGMNRYEIHAVLREQRDTVPSPVTIYRVLRRHQLNRRTPAMREEKRRIIKDKLGELGHVDLHQLPRDMFLAPPSVTAYIVSLIDSCSRLAWAEVLASKKALPVMFKTLKMINTLNVTYGLAFQEILSDNGAEFASRNNPQEHPFEAMLLELGIKHRYTRPYRPQTNGKVERFWRTLDEDVIEGATFDNLDHFANELFEYLIYYNNHRPHQALAGQTPKAFAATKTTAIQSAN from the coding sequence ATGCGCGATAACAGCTACGACCGGACGATCGAACGTAACTATCTGCAGAAGTGGCGATTTCTGATCCCGGAGTATGAGGCAGTAAAGGCTGGCCGATCGGAGCTGTTCAAACGGGTGGGGGATTTCTACCGCCACCATGGGACCTGCTCGCAGACGTTCCGTAAGTATTACAATCGCTATTTGCAGAGCGGCGACGAAGCGGATTTGTTGCCGCGCCGCCGCGGCCCCAAATGGCGGGAGCGGCGCGAGCCGGCAGGGATCGAGGCGGAGATCATCGCTTGCCGCAGGCGAGGGATGAACCGTTACGAGATCCATGCGGTCTTGCGCGAGCAGCGGGACACAGTACCTTCGCCGGTGACGATCTACCGGGTGCTGCGACGCCATCAGCTAAACCGCCGCACGCCGGCGATGCGTGAGGAGAAACGTCGCATTATCAAGGACAAGCTCGGGGAACTGGGCCACGTCGATCTGCATCAATTGCCGCGCGATATGTTCCTCGCGCCACCCTCGGTCACGGCCTACATCGTCAGCTTGATCGACAGTTGCTCGCGTCTGGCCTGGGCCGAGGTCCTGGCCTCCAAGAAGGCACTGCCAGTCATGTTCAAGACGCTGAAGATGATCAACACCCTCAACGTCACCTATGGGCTCGCCTTCCAGGAAATCCTGTCCGACAACGGTGCCGAGTTCGCCTCCCGCAACAATCCTCAGGAACATCCCTTCGAGGCCATGCTGCTCGAACTTGGCATCAAGCACCGCTACACCAGACCCTATCGACCGCAGACCAATGGCAAGGTCGAGCGCTTCTGGCGCACCCTCGACGAGGACGTGATCGAGGGCGCCACCTTCGACAACCTCGACCACTTCGCCAATGAGCTGTTCGAGTATCTGATTTACTACAACAACCACAGGCCTCACCAAGCCCTAGCAGGACAAACGCCAAAGGCCTTCGCCGCTACCAAGACCACCGCGATCCAATCAGCGAATTAG
- the soxZ gene encoding thiosulfate oxidation carrier complex protein SoxZ produces MASSIRVRATSNGDTTEVQALIQHPMDSGFVKDAKGEIIPPHFIQVLTFEYDGKPVFVADWGGGVSKDPYVKFAFKGGKKGDDLTVSWIDNKGATDTTTAKIQ; encoded by the coding sequence ATGGCATCGAGCATTCGCGTGCGCGCCACGTCAAACGGCGACACCACCGAGGTGCAGGCGCTGATCCAGCATCCGATGGATTCCGGCTTCGTCAAGGACGCCAAGGGCGAGATCATCCCGCCGCATTTCATCCAGGTGCTAACCTTCGAGTATGACGGCAAGCCGGTGTTCGTCGCCGACTGGGGCGGCGGCGTCTCCAAGGATCCCTACGTCAAGTTCGCCTTCAAGGGCGGCAAGAAAGGCGACGACCTGACGGTCAGTTGGATCGACAACAAGGGCGCGACCGACACCACCACGGCGAAGATTCAATGA
- a CDS encoding DsrE family protein: MRDPAMLRRLAAAAVLSLAFTASALAADKPHRIAIQVDQNDPQIMNLALNNATNVIEYYRARNEDVEVDIVTYGPGVHMLRSDTSPVQDRIRRLKDFVFPGKIQFSACNNTRQGMEKAEGHAISVVPDATIVPSGVVHLMELQEQGWSYVRP; encoded by the coding sequence ATGAGAGACCCTGCCATGCTTCGCCGTCTCGCCGCCGCCGCCGTGCTTTCGCTTGCCTTCACAGCGAGCGCACTCGCCGCCGACAAGCCGCACCGCATCGCGATCCAGGTCGACCAGAACGACCCGCAGATCATGAATCTCGCGCTCAACAATGCGACCAATGTGATCGAATATTACCGCGCCAGGAACGAGGACGTGGAGGTCGACATCGTCACCTACGGTCCCGGCGTGCACATGCTGCGCAGCGATACCTCGCCGGTGCAGGACCGCATCAGGCGGCTCAAGGATTTCGTGTTTCCGGGCAAGATCCAGTTCTCCGCCTGCAACAACACCCGGCAAGGCATGGAGAAGGCCGAGGGCCACGCGATCTCCGTCGTCCCGGATGCCACCATCGTACCGTCAGGGGTGGTCCATCTGATGGAGCTGCAGGAGCAGGGCTGGAGTTACGTTCGGCCGTAG
- the soxA gene encoding sulfur oxidation c-type cytochrome SoxA — MTRRSAIRAAIATLALGMLAPAVHAAGTVDPAADKAAFQKFFTGKFPKLKLEDFVNGPYSMNEDLHKQWEEKEQFPPYEFSLEAGKEMFSTPFKNGKTYADCFPNQGIGIRQNYPYFDEKEGKVVTLELALNRCREANGEAPFSYVKDDMAALTAYMAFTSRGKPMDIKIPDDPRALEAYQKGKEYFYTRRGQLNFSCATCHIQSPGERIRAEVLAPALGILNAMPIYRSEWSGMGTTSRRFTTCNSQIRGVPLNPQDDEYRNLEYYLSYVSNGLPISGPGARP; from the coding sequence ATGACGCGGCGCTCGGCAATCCGCGCAGCAATCGCGACGCTGGCGCTCGGCATGCTGGCGCCGGCCGTGCACGCAGCCGGCACCGTCGATCCCGCCGCCGACAAGGCCGCGTTCCAGAAATTCTTCACCGGCAAATTCCCCAAGCTGAAGCTTGAGGATTTCGTCAACGGTCCCTATTCGATGAATGAGGACCTGCACAAGCAGTGGGAGGAGAAGGAGCAGTTTCCGCCCTACGAGTTCTCGCTCGAGGCCGGCAAGGAAATGTTCTCGACGCCGTTCAAGAACGGCAAGACCTACGCCGACTGCTTCCCGAATCAGGGCATCGGCATCCGCCAGAACTATCCTTATTTCGACGAGAAGGAAGGCAAGGTCGTCACGCTCGAGCTCGCGCTCAACCGCTGCCGCGAGGCCAATGGCGAGGCGCCGTTCTCCTATGTGAAGGACGACATGGCCGCGCTCACCGCCTACATGGCCTTCACCTCGCGCGGCAAGCCGATGGACATCAAGATCCCGGACGATCCGCGCGCGCTGGAGGCCTATCAGAAGGGCAAGGAGTATTTCTACACCCGCCGCGGCCAGCTCAATTTCTCCTGCGCCACCTGCCACATCCAGAGCCCGGGCGAGCGGATCCGCGCCGAGGTGCTGGCGCCGGCGCTGGGCATCCTGAACGCGATGCCTATCTACCGCTCGGAATGGTCAGGCATGGGCACGACCAGCCGCCGCTTCACCACCTGCAACAGCCAGATCCGCGGCGTGCCGCTCAATCCGCAGGACGACGAGTACCGCAACCTCGAATATTACCTGTCCTATGTCAGCAATGGCCTGCCGATCTCGGGGCCGGGAGCCAGGCCATGA